In a genomic window of Nitratireductor basaltis:
- a CDS encoding Gfo/Idh/MocA family protein has product MLRWGILSTAKIGREQVIPQIIDAEDNVVTAIASRDPARGQVVADRFGIPHVFGSYDELLASDDVDAVYIPLPTSQHVEWAVKAADAGKHVLVEKPLALNADDIKPVIEARDRNKVVVSEAFMVTYHPQWQKVHDLIAGGAIGRLRHVQGAFTYHNVDPDNMRNRPELGGGGLPDIGVYPTVTTRFVTKTEPQRVQAVVERDPKFGTDIYASVKADCGDFELSFYVSTQMAARQTMAFHGDKGFIEVDTPFNSRIYGDDRVILHDLAHGSSTTFRFGDTRQYRLQAEAFAKAVKGEEAHLFALEESVKNQRFIDAIFRAGEHEGWETV; this is encoded by the coding sequence ATGCTGCGTTGGGGAATTCTTTCGACGGCCAAGATCGGGCGGGAGCAGGTGATACCGCAGATCATCGATGCTGAAGACAATGTGGTGACAGCCATTGCCAGCCGCGATCCTGCGCGTGGGCAGGTGGTAGCCGACCGCTTCGGCATTCCCCATGTCTTCGGCTCCTATGACGAGCTTCTGGCAAGTGACGATGTGGATGCGGTCTACATCCCGCTGCCCACCTCCCAGCATGTCGAGTGGGCGGTGAAGGCTGCAGATGCCGGCAAGCATGTGCTGGTGGAAAAGCCGCTCGCACTCAATGCCGATGACATCAAGCCAGTGATCGAGGCGCGCGACCGCAACAAGGTGGTCGTGTCCGAGGCCTTCATGGTGACCTACCACCCGCAATGGCAGAAGGTGCATGACCTTATCGCCGGTGGCGCGATCGGGCGCCTGCGCCATGTGCAGGGTGCCTTCACCTATCACAATGTCGATCCCGACAATATGCGCAACCGGCCCGAACTTGGCGGCGGTGGCCTGCCGGATATCGGCGTCTACCCGACCGTGACCACCCGGTTCGTGACGAAGACGGAACCGCAGCGTGTTCAGGCGGTGGTCGAGCGCGATCCGAAATTCGGCACCGATATATATGCAAGCGTGAAGGCGGATTGCGGAGACTTCGAACTCAGCTTCTACGTCTCCACACAGATGGCTGCCCGCCAGACCATGGCCTTCCACGGCGACAAGGGCTTCATCGAGGTGGATACGCCCTTCAATTCACGCATCTATGGCGATGATCGCGTGATCCTGCATGACCTCGCTCACGGCTCATCCACGACCTTCCGCTTCGGCGACACCCGCCAGTACCGCCTGCAGGCGGAAGCCTTCGCCAAGGCGGTGAAGGGTGAAGAGGCCCATCTGTTCGCACTGGAAGAATCGGTGAAGAACCAGCGCTTCATCGATGCCATCTTCCGGGCGGGCGAGCATGAGGGCTGGGAGACGGTTTAG
- the pheT gene encoding phenylalanine--tRNA ligase subunit beta, translating into MKFTLSWLKDHLETDATLEEVVAKLTEIGLEVEEVDDKSALKPFRIAKVLSAEKHPDADKLQVLSVDTGEGKPVQVVCGAPNARAGLVGAFAAPGTYVPGIDVTLSVGKIRGVESHGMMCSERELLLSDAHEGIIDLPEDAPVGTAFAEWAKLDDPVIEIGLTPNRPDATGVYGIARDLAAAGLGKLKDGSVAAVSGSGDTPVKVAIEAPELCPGFALRAVRGVKNGASPKWMQQRLMAIGLRPINALVDITNYITFDRGRPLHVFDMAKVKGNLTVRRAKDGEKLLALDEREYELTSDMCVIADDNGVESIAGIMGGEHSGCDENTTDVLIESALWDPMNIASTGRALGIITDARYRFERGVDPEFMVDGLELATRLVQEICGGEASERQVEGYKPQEPKTISFPYSEVARLGGIEIKPKTSADILARLGFKVEDKGEAATVSVPSWRPDVEGKADLVEEVLRINGVNEIKPEPLRSFGAVNSRILTTLQIRTRLARRALAVRGMAEALTWSFVSAQEAELFGGGAENLRLSNPIASDMSDMRPSLLPGLLKAVQRNVDRGRADIAMFEVSGTYESDAPKGQRRVASGVRRGTAHMERQGRDWSGNAGPVGVFDAKADALAVLEACGAPADKLQVVAEAPSWYHPGRAGTIRLGPKIILATFGEFHPSTLEALDVDGPLCGFEVFIDAIPEPKQKATRSRGKLEISQLQAVTRDFAFVVDKTVEASSITRAAASADKKLITGVNVFDIFEGASLGEDKKSVAIEVTIQPSDKTLTDEDFEALAGKIVQNVGKQTGGTLRG; encoded by the coding sequence ATGAAATTCACGCTCTCCTGGCTCAAGGATCACCTTGAAACCGACGCCACGCTTGAAGAGGTGGTGGCCAAGCTGACCGAGATCGGCCTTGAGGTCGAGGAGGTGGACGACAAGTCCGCGCTCAAGCCGTTTCGCATCGCAAAGGTGTTGAGTGCGGAAAAGCATCCCGATGCCGACAAGCTGCAGGTGCTTTCGGTGGATACGGGCGAGGGCAAGCCGGTTCAGGTCGTCTGCGGCGCTCCCAATGCCCGCGCAGGCCTCGTCGGTGCTTTCGCCGCACCAGGCACTTATGTTCCTGGCATCGATGTCACGCTGTCGGTCGGCAAGATCCGTGGCGTGGAAAGTCACGGCATGATGTGCTCGGAGCGCGAGCTTCTTCTCTCCGATGCCCATGAAGGCATTATCGATCTGCCCGAGGATGCGCCTGTCGGAACGGCCTTTGCCGAATGGGCCAAGCTGGATGACCCGGTCATCGAGATCGGCCTCACGCCAAATCGTCCGGATGCGACCGGTGTGTATGGTATTGCGCGCGACCTTGCTGCCGCAGGGCTGGGCAAATTGAAGGATGGCAGCGTTGCGGCCGTTTCCGGCAGCGGTGACACGCCGGTCAAGGTTGCCATCGAGGCGCCGGAACTCTGCCCCGGCTTTGCATTGCGTGCCGTGCGCGGCGTGAAGAACGGCGCGTCACCGAAATGGATGCAGCAGCGCCTGATGGCGATCGGCCTGCGCCCGATCAACGCGCTGGTGGACATCACCAACTATATCACCTTCGACCGCGGCCGCCCGCTCCACGTCTTCGACATGGCCAAGGTGAAGGGCAATCTCACCGTGCGCCGCGCGAAGGACGGCGAAAAGCTTCTCGCGCTTGATGAGCGCGAATATGAGCTGACCTCCGACATGTGCGTCATCGCGGACGACAATGGCGTTGAATCCATCGCCGGCATCATGGGCGGCGAGCATTCCGGCTGTGACGAGAACACCACCGATGTGCTGATCGAATCGGCTCTCTGGGACCCAATGAACATAGCTTCCACCGGTCGCGCGCTCGGTATCATCACCGATGCGCGCTATCGTTTCGAGCGCGGGGTTGATCCGGAATTCATGGTCGATGGCCTGGAGCTTGCAACGCGCCTTGTGCAGGAAATCTGCGGCGGTGAGGCGAGCGAGCGGCAGGTCGAGGGCTACAAGCCACAAGAGCCCAAGACCATCTCCTTCCCCTATTCGGAAGTTGCCCGGCTGGGCGGCATCGAGATCAAGCCGAAGACTTCCGCTGACATTCTCGCCCGCCTTGGCTTCAAGGTGGAAGACAAGGGCGAGGCGGCAACGGTTTCGGTTCCGTCCTGGCGTCCGGATGTCGAAGGCAAGGCCGATCTTGTCGAGGAAGTACTGCGCATCAACGGCGTGAACGAGATCAAGCCCGAGCCGCTGCGATCCTTTGGAGCGGTGAACAGCCGTATCCTGACCACGCTCCAGATCCGCACTCGCCTCGCGCGCCGTGCGCTGGCCGTGCGCGGCATGGCAGAAGCGCTGACCTGGTCTTTCGTCTCGGCACAGGAAGCCGAACTGTTCGGCGGTGGTGCGGAAAATCTGCGCCTGTCGAACCCGATCGCATCCGACATGTCCGACATGCGGCCATCGCTGCTGCCGGGTCTCCTGAAGGCCGTGCAGCGCAATGTGGATCGTGGTCGCGCCGATATCGCGATGTTCGAGGTGTCCGGCACCTATGAGAGTGACGCGCCCAAGGGTCAGCGCCGCGTCGCATCGGGTGTGCGCCGCGGCACTGCCCATATGGAGCGTCAGGGCCGCGACTGGTCGGGCAATGCAGGGCCGGTTGGCGTATTCGATGCCAAGGCAGACGCACTGGCAGTGCTGGAAGCCTGCGGCGCACCGGCTGACAAGCTGCAGGTCGTGGCGGAAGCCCCGTCCTGGTACCATCCGGGCCGTGCCGGCACGATCCGCCTTGGACCGAAGATCATCCTGGCAACCTTCGGCGAGTTCCATCCCTCGACGCTGGAGGCGTTGGATGTGGACGGCCCGCTCTGCGGCTTCGAGGTCTTCATCGATGCGATCCCCGAGCCGAAGCAGAAGGCGACGCGCTCGCGCGGAAAGCTGGAGATCTCGCAGCTTCAGGCTGTCACACGCGATTTCGCATTCGTGGTCGACAAGACCGTCGAGGCATCCAGCATCACGCGCGCCGCTGCGAGTGCGGACAAGAAGCTGATTACCGGCGTCAATGTCTTTGACATTTTCGAAGGCGCTTCGCTCGGCGAGGACAAGAAGTCGGTAGCCATCGAAGTCACTATCCAGCCCAGCGACAAGACGCTGACGGATGAAGACTTCGAGGCGCTGGCAGGCAAGATCGTCCAGAATGTGGGAAAGCAGACCGGCGGTACGCTGCGCGGCTGA
- the pheS gene encoding phenylalanine--tRNA ligase subunit alpha produces the protein MTDLEQLEKSILDEIANAADEQALEAVRVAAVGKKGSVSEKLKTLGSMTPEERKEMGPAINGLKNRVMEEITARRTVLREAAIAERLERERVDVTLPVPQAPAERGRIHPISQVIDEIAAIFGDLGFSIAEGPDIETDYYNFTALNFPEGHPAREMHDTFFFPPDEKGERKLLRTHTSPVQIHTMEAQEPPIRIVIPGKTYRQDSDATHTPMFHQLEGLVVDKTSTVGHLKWVLEEFCKAFFEVPSINMRFRPSFFPFTEPSFELDIQCDRSTPGEVRIGEGSDWLEILGCGMVHPNVLRHAGLDPDVYQGFAWGMGIDRIAMLKYGMPDLRAFFDADLRWIEHYGFRPLDMPTLFGGLSS, from the coding sequence ATGACTGATCTCGAGCAACTGGAAAAATCGATCCTCGACGAGATTGCGAATGCCGCGGATGAGCAGGCCCTGGAAGCCGTACGTGTCGCGGCTGTCGGCAAGAAGGGCTCCGTCTCCGAAAAGCTGAAGACGCTTGGTTCCATGACGCCCGAAGAGCGCAAGGAAATGGGCCCGGCGATCAACGGTCTGAAAAACCGCGTGATGGAGGAAATCACCGCCCGCCGCACGGTCCTGCGTGAGGCCGCCATTGCCGAACGTCTGGAGCGCGAGCGCGTGGATGTCACCCTGCCAGTGCCGCAGGCCCCGGCCGAGCGCGGACGTATCCATCCGATCAGTCAGGTCATCGACGAGATTGCCGCAATATTCGGCGACCTCGGCTTCTCCATTGCCGAAGGCCCGGACATCGAGACCGACTACTATAATTTTACCGCGCTCAATTTCCCCGAAGGCCACCCCGCCCGCGAGATGCACGACACCTTCTTCTTCCCCCCGGATGAAAAAGGCGAGCGCAAGCTTTTGCGCACGCACACCTCGCCGGTGCAGATCCACACGATGGAAGCGCAGGAGCCGCCGATCCGGATCGTGATCCCGGGCAAGACCTATCGCCAGGATTCCGATGCCACCCACACGCCGATGTTCCATCAGCTCGAAGGGCTTGTCGTCGACAAGACCTCGACTGTCGGCCATCTGAAATGGGTGCTGGAGGAGTTCTGCAAGGCGTTCTTCGAAGTGCCTTCGATCAATATGCGCTTCCGCCCGTCCTTCTTTCCCTTCACCGAGCCGAGCTTCGAACTCGATATCCAGTGCGACCGCTCCACGCCCGGAGAGGTACGCATCGGCGAAGGCTCGGACTGGCTGGAAATTCTGGGCTGCGGCATGGTCCACCCCAATGTGCTGCGCCATGCGGGGCTTGATCCCGACGTCTATCAGGGCTTCGCCTGGGGCATGGGCATCGACCGCATCGCCATGTTGAAATACGGAATGCCGGATCTCCGCGCCTTCTTCGATGCCGATCTGCGCTGGATAGAACACTACGGCTTCCGCCCGCTCGACATGCCGACTTTGTTTGGTGGACTGAGCAGCTGA
- the rplT gene encoding 50S ribosomal protein L20, giving the protein MARVKRGVTAHAKHKKVLKSAKGFYGRRKNTIRVAKQAVEKSMQYAYRDRKARKRNFRALWIQRINAAAREHGLTYGRLIDGLNKAGIEIDRKVLSDMAIHEPQAFGALVKQAKTALEYLKDTTPNQFEGAVA; this is encoded by the coding sequence ATGGCACGCGTAAAGAGGGGCGTTACCGCCCACGCCAAGCACAAGAAGGTTCTGAAGTCCGCCAAGGGCTTTTACGGCCGTCGCAAGAATACCATTCGTGTCGCCAAGCAGGCGGTCGAAAAGTCGATGCAGTACGCTTACCGCGACCGCAAGGCGCGCAAGCGTAATTTCCGCGCTCTGTGGATCCAGCGTATCAACGCTGCTGCACGCGAGCATGGCCTGACCTATGGCCGCCTCATCGACGGCCTGAACAAGGCTGGTATCGAGATCGACCGCAAGGTCCTGTCCGACATGGCCATCCACGAGCCGCAGGCATTCGGCGCGCTGGTGAAGCAGGCCAAGACGGCGCTCGAATACCTCAAGGACACGACGCCGAACCAGTTTGAAGGCGCTGTAGCTTAA
- the rpmI gene encoding 50S ribosomal protein L35, with protein sequence MPKMKTKSSVKKRFKVTATGKVKVGAAGKRHGMIKRSKKFIRDARGTMVLSEPDTKIIKKYMPYSF encoded by the coding sequence ATGCCCAAGATGAAGACGAAGTCTTCGGTCAAGAAGCGGTTCAAGGTTACCGCCACCGGCAAGGTCAAGGTCGGTGCTGCTGGCAAGCGCCACGGCATGATCAAGCGTTCCAAAAAGTTCATCCGCGATGCGCGGGGCACGATGGTCCTGTCCGAACCGGACACCAAGATCATCAAGAAATACATGCCCTACAGCTTCTGA
- the infC gene encoding translation initiation factor IF-3, with protein MRRPFKAPPTVKEGPRANRDIRVPRVQLIDDEGNNRGVVSTDEALRIAQDAGLDLVEVSPNAEPPVCKITDLGKLKYQSQKKAAEARKKQKTVEIKEIKMRPNIDTHDYEVKLKAARRFFEAGDKVKVTLRFRGREMAHMELGMKLLNRVREEVEEIAKVEAEPKLEGRQMMMVLAPR; from the coding sequence ATTCGCAGACCATTCAAAGCGCCTCCCACGGTCAAGGAAGGGCCGCGCGCCAACCGCGATATCCGCGTTCCGCGCGTCCAGCTGATCGACGACGAAGGCAACAATCGCGGCGTCGTCTCAACCGACGAAGCCCTGCGTATTGCACAGGATGCCGGGCTCGACCTCGTGGAGGTATCGCCGAATGCCGAACCGCCGGTGTGCAAGATCACCGATCTGGGCAAGCTGAAATACCAGAGCCAGAAAAAGGCAGCCGAAGCGCGCAAGAAGCAGAAGACCGTCGAGATCAAGGAGATCAAGATGCGTCCGAACATCGACACCCATGACTATGAGGTGAAGCTGAAGGCAGCGCGGCGTTTCTTCGAGGCTGGCGACAAGGTCAAGGTGACCCTGCGCTTCCGTGGCCGCGAGATGGCCCATATGGAACTGGGCATGAAGCTGCTCAATCGCGTACGCGAAGAGGTGGAAGAGATTGCCAAGGTCGAGGCCGAGCCAAAGCTCGAAGGCCGTCAGATGATGATGGTCCTGGCGCCGCGCTAA
- a CDS encoding alpha/beta hydrolase, producing MESAVSGSELRQIEVDGTRIAVRHRTGGSPGLVWLGGYRSDMCGTKALALDEWAASKQLAMTRHDYSGHGESGGAFEDGTISRWLDESLVVFREFTSGPQILVGSSMGAWVALRMIQELHKAGEGDRVGALLLLAPAPDFTFELMEPQLSDAQREMLQEEGVLREPSEYSDEPNIYTRALFEDGAKNRVLDGIIDTHCPVHILQGMQDPDVPYAHAMKLVEHLPADDVTLSLIRDGDHRLSRPQDIEMILRVTEGLIEQVQKRVA from the coding sequence ATGGAGAGTGCCGTGTCGGGAAGCGAGTTGCGACAGATCGAGGTGGATGGAACGCGCATCGCGGTGCGCCATCGCACCGGCGGCAGCCCCGGTCTTGTCTGGCTTGGCGGCTATCGATCAGACATGTGTGGCACGAAGGCCTTGGCGCTTGATGAATGGGCGGCATCGAAGCAACTCGCAATGACGCGCCACGACTATTCCGGCCATGGAGAATCCGGCGGTGCTTTCGAGGACGGCACGATCTCACGCTGGCTGGACGAGAGCCTTGTGGTCTTCCGTGAATTCACTTCCGGCCCCCAGATCCTTGTGGGGTCGAGCATGGGCGCGTGGGTGGCGCTGCGCATGATCCAGGAGTTGCACAAGGCCGGAGAGGGTGACCGCGTGGGCGCGCTTCTGCTTCTTGCACCCGCTCCCGATTTCACCTTTGAACTGATGGAGCCCCAGCTGAGTGACGCCCAGCGCGAGATGCTGCAGGAGGAAGGCGTTCTGCGCGAGCCGTCCGAATATTCCGACGAGCCCAATATCTATACGCGCGCGCTTTTCGAGGATGGCGCGAAGAACCGTGTTCTCGACGGTATCATCGACACGCACTGCCCCGTGCATATTCTCCAGGGCATGCAGGACCCGGATGTGCCCTATGCGCATGCGATGAAGCTGGTCGAGCATCTGCCGGCAGATGATGTCACGCTGTCGCTCATTCGCGACGGCGACCACAGACTTTCCCGCCCTCAGGATATCGAGATGATCCTGCGGGTGACGGAAGGACTGATCGAGCAGGTTCAGAAGCGGGTTGCGTAA
- a CDS encoding DUF2852 domain-containing protein, translating into MTNSALLRPAWTPATIALMVIGFMLFWPLGLAMLAYILWGDRLNAFKSDVNRATDGLFSNFKGASQTYASTGNVAFDDWRSAELERLEEERRKLDAMRDEFDEYVRELRRARDRDEFDRFMNERKAGRGNPVTEAGDAN; encoded by the coding sequence ATGACCAATTCTGCACTTCTCCGTCCGGCGTGGACGCCGGCGACGATTGCCCTGATGGTGATCGGCTTCATGCTGTTCTGGCCGCTTGGCCTTGCGATGCTCGCCTATATTCTGTGGGGCGACCGCCTGAACGCATTCAAGAGCGATGTAAACCGCGCTACCGACGGCCTGTTCTCTAACTTCAAGGGCGCATCCCAGACCTATGCGTCGACCGGCAATGTCGCGTTCGACGACTGGCGTTCAGCCGAGCTGGAGCGCCTTGAGGAAGAACGCCGCAAGCTGGATGCGATGCGCGACGAATTTGACGAATATGTGCGCGAGCTGCGCCGTGCCCGCGATCGTGACGAGTTCGACCGTTTCATGAACGAGCGCAAGGCCGGGCGCGGAAACCCAGTTACCGAGGCCGGCGACGCGAACTAA
- a CDS encoding M48 family metallopeptidase: protein MLKRTSKPARPPEDRHMDVLGRQVPLRVVENARAKRLTLRIAAGGQLRVTIPPGISERQIDDFLQRHRGWLEERLRKLPEHPVVRPGVKIPIRGVPHLICHEPGKRGTVALGEKDGQKLLIVHGDIQHLPRRIADFLKKEARREIEPLVLKHTASVGRPAKATRYKDTSSRWGSCTSDGVLSFSWRIMMAPRPVIDYLVAHEVAHLREMNHGPRFWKLCRELCPDTDRCKDWLKRNGTALQAIRFRSE from the coding sequence ATGCTCAAGCGCACATCCAAGCCAGCCAGACCACCTGAAGACCGGCACATGGACGTGCTTGGGCGACAGGTGCCGTTGCGTGTGGTGGAAAATGCCCGCGCCAAGCGGCTGACCCTGAGAATCGCCGCCGGCGGGCAGTTGCGCGTAACCATTCCGCCAGGGATTTCGGAACGCCAAATCGATGATTTTCTGCAGCGTCATCGCGGCTGGCTGGAGGAACGGCTGAGGAAGCTGCCGGAACATCCGGTGGTGCGGCCCGGCGTGAAGATCCCAATCCGCGGCGTGCCGCATCTGATCTGCCACGAGCCGGGGAAACGGGGAACCGTCGCCCTGGGGGAGAAGGATGGCCAAAAGCTTCTGATCGTGCACGGCGATATTCAGCACCTGCCTCGGCGCATTGCCGACTTTCTCAAGAAGGAAGCGCGCAGGGAGATCGAGCCGCTGGTGCTGAAGCATACGGCAAGCGTTGGCAGACCTGCCAAGGCCACGCGCTACAAGGATACATCAAGCCGCTGGGGCTCGTGTACTTCCGATGGCGTGCTTTCCTTTTCCTGGCGCATCATGATGGCCCCACGTCCCGTCATAGACTATCTGGTTGCGCATGAAGTGGCGCATCTGCGCGAGATGAACCATGGCCCCAGATTCTGGAAGCTGTGCAGGGAGCTTTGCCCCGACACAGACCGCTGCAAGGACTGGCTCAAGCGAAACGGTACGGCGCTGCAGGCGATAAGGTTTCGAAGTGAGTAG